In Nitrospirota bacterium, a single window of DNA contains:
- a CDS encoding nucleotidyltransferase domain-containing protein, translated as MIAVLYGSYAKGSAHKRSDIDLALYLNVKNEKEEMEIIDNILMSSDMDISILRLHDKDESPFVMQEALKGTHLIEPDTDTLYSITRKILHDCEDIRFRREIKVEQGR; from the coding sequence ATGATAGCCGTTCTCTACGGTTCCTATGCAAAAGGCAGTGCTCACAAAAGGTCTGATATTGACCTTGCTTTATATCTGAATGTAAAAAACGAAAAAGAGGAAATGGAGATAATAGATAACATTTTGATGTCTTCCGATATGGATATCTCCATATTGAGACTGCATGATAAAGACGAATCTCCATTTGTGATGCAGGAAGCACTTAAAGGAACACACCTTATAGAACCTGATACAGATACTCTTTATTCGATCACTCGAAAGATTTTACATGATTGTGAAGATATAAGATTCAGAAGGGAGATAAAGGTTGAACAGGGTCGATAA
- the cmr6 gene encoding type III-B CRISPR module RAMP protein Cmr6, whose protein sequence is MNLPLPKETREYFGNEINRILKTSNFYLLFNRYVYSWQNGWQMEEKDSKEFRSAISKITFAKDYFNNLLDRRKAMIKSLQSAGWHVESFDATTDSRLIIGLGGTSVIETGMTLHPLYGFPYLPGSGLKGLTRAYAEIAIEPKPTGEELREIFGSEDKDPHNVANNRQGKVFFMDGLPTLFPKLELDIMNPHYGDYYQGKKDSKERLIPPADYLNPNLVTFLTVAAGQKFIFAVYSRDANLLAKAKKLLIGGLTELGAGGKTNVGYGYFKIDRAEDVGALDSSVIKQTTASISEKLTWADAAITWNPGNQTLIAKKEGKKAELRVKDKSIIPKEYHDVLFNKRKPINASIEIEQIGNAFRIVKIL, encoded by the coding sequence ATGAACCTGCCTTTACCTAAAGAAACAAGAGAATATTTTGGGAATGAGATAAATCGCATTTTAAAAACCAGCAATTTTTATTTGCTCTTCAATAGATATGTATATTCTTGGCAGAATGGCTGGCAGATGGAAGAGAAAGACTCAAAGGAATTCCGATCTGCTATATCTAAAATCACCTTTGCCAAGGATTACTTTAATAATTTACTTGATCGCCGAAAGGCAATGATCAAATCCTTACAATCCGCCGGCTGGCATGTCGAATCATTCGACGCAACCACCGACAGCCGTCTGATTATCGGCCTGGGAGGAACAAGTGTGATTGAAACAGGCATGACACTACATCCATTATACGGGTTTCCATATCTGCCGGGAAGCGGACTAAAGGGGCTTACAAGGGCTTATGCTGAGATTGCAATAGAGCCAAAACCAACAGGCGAAGAATTAAGGGAAATATTTGGCTCTGAAGATAAAGACCCTCATAATGTTGCAAATAACCGTCAGGGCAAGGTCTTCTTTATGGACGGACTGCCGACCCTATTTCCGAAACTTGAGTTGGATATAATGAATCCCCATTACGGCGATTACTATCAAGGCAAGAAAGATAGCAAAGAGCGTCTTATTCCACCAGCCGATTATCTTAATCCTAATCTTGTTACATTCCTCACAGTTGCAGCAGGGCAGAAATTCATATTCGCAGTTTATTCAAGGGATGCAAATTTGCTTGCTAAGGCTAAAAAATTGCTTATTGGCGGATTGACCGAACTTGGCGCAGGGGGCAAGACAAATGTGGGGTATGGATATTTCAAAATAGACAGAGCTGAAGATGTTGGAGCTTTGGATAGTAGTGTTATAAAGCAGACTACCGCTTCTATTTCAGAGAAGCTTACTTGGGCTGATGCAGCAATTACATGGAATCCAGGAAACCAGACCCTTATTGCGAAGAAAGAGGGGAAAAAGGCGGAACTGAGAGTCAAAGATAAATCGATTATTCCAAAGGAGTACCATGATGTTCTTTTTAACAAAAGGAAACCGATAAACGCGTCTATTGAGATAGAGCAGATCGGCAATGCGTTCAGAATAGTTAAGATATTGTAA
- the cmr5 gene encoding type III-B CRISPR module-associated protein Cmr5, which translates to MSNIENIEHERAKEAWSCVDYVNTEERDTFKKEYRSVVMKTPTMIITNGLGQTLAFLKSKGKNDANKPEEKLYKDIEGWLNKRVQWNAKGELMEKVISLPNDKFRYATAEALSFLSWMKRFADAVLPKEES; encoded by the coding sequence ATGAGCAACATTGAAAACATAGAACATGAAAGAGCAAAAGAAGCTTGGAGCTGTGTTGACTATGTTAATACTGAGGAGAGGGATACGTTTAAGAAAGAATATCGCAGTGTAGTTATGAAAACCCCCACAATGATAATTACAAATGGACTTGGACAAACACTCGCATTTCTAAAATCTAAAGGTAAAAATGATGCCAATAAGCCTGAAGAAAAATTATATAAAGATATTGAAGGGTGGCTTAACAAGCGAGTTCAGTGGAACGCAAAGGGCGAGCTGATGGAGAAAGTAATCTCTTTGCCTAACGATAAATTCAGATATGCCACTGCTGAGGCACTATCTTTTTTATCGTGGATGAAAAGATTTGCCGATGCCGTGCTCCCGAAGGAGGAGTCATAA
- the cmr4 gene encoding type III-B CRISPR module RAMP protein Cmr4, translating into MFKEANVLFIYTETSLHCGSGSSLGVVDLPIQREKYTDYPVCQASGVKGVVREWFEFKYKEDNESKKKIKYTFGPDFGDKKEESDAFAGAATFTDARLLLFPVRSLNGVFAYTTSRFALSRLKRDLQMAGVKDIKWNIPPDLGDKVLGVSGSKITDKANKVVLEEYTFDFQVENNVQAIAEWIANNAISKGTEYEFWTRKAKTDIVVLPDNAFRDFVKLSTEVQARIRINNDTKTVDKGALFYEEALPSDSLLYAVVMAHDAANATFKAEEIMKLLNEIDGNRLQFGGDATIGKGIVNVNFLKEGV; encoded by the coding sequence ATGTTTAAAGAAGCGAACGTACTGTTTATCTATACAGAAACATCTTTGCATTGTGGCAGTGGTTCAAGTCTTGGAGTTGTTGACCTGCCTATACAAAGGGAGAAATACACGGATTATCCTGTTTGTCAGGCATCAGGTGTGAAAGGCGTGGTGCGGGAGTGGTTTGAGTTTAAATATAAAGAGGATAATGAATCAAAGAAGAAGATTAAATATACCTTTGGTCCCGATTTTGGCGATAAGAAAGAAGAAAGCGATGCCTTTGCTGGCGCAGCAACTTTTACTGACGCACGGCTTTTGTTGTTCCCCGTTCGTTCATTAAATGGCGTGTTTGCTTATACAACCTCCCGTTTTGCCTTGAGCAGATTAAAAAGGGATTTGCAAATGGCAGGGGTAAAAGATATTAAATGGAATATTCCGCCAGATTTGGGAGATAAAGTTTTGGGCGTTTCAGGAAGCAAAATTACAGATAAAGCAAATAAGGTTGTTCTTGAAGAATACACCTTTGATTTTCAGGTAGAAAATAATGTCCAGGCTATTGCTGAATGGATTGCTAATAATGCAATTTCAAAAGGTACTGAATACGAATTCTGGACGAGAAAGGCAAAAACAGACATTGTTGTTTTACCCGATAATGCCTTTAGAGACTTTGTAAAGCTCTCAACAGAGGTGCAGGCGAGGATTAGGATTAATAATGACACCAAGACCGTTGATAAAGGTGCTTTATTTTATGAAGAAGCATTACCTTCTGATTCCTTGCTTTATGCAGTAGTGATGGCGCATGACGCCGCAAATGCAACTTTTAAGGCTGAAGAGATAATGAAACTACTTAATGAAATTGACGGCAATCGTCTCCAGTTCGGTGGAGATGCAACGATAGGGAAGGGAATTGTGAATGTCAATTTCCTGAAGGAAGGAGTATAG
- the cmr3 gene encoding type III-B CRISPR module-associated protein Cmr3, translated as MKIFIEPNDVLMFRDGRPFAGGDDHFARGIFPPSPATIYGALRSHMLSNKSGEFDTFKSDASKISKHITDEIGTPDKLGLFALTQFTLAKRNGSIIEQFFTMPKDVVKKKGSEDLRHYGLMPQNFSEGKIMTDLPSGLINMWYPSEDTMEAVSGFLSVKEMADYLNGKVPSIVAETKYLFDKEERTGIRKSKTLRSVETGGLYSVEYFRLNKDVGFAVEVENTNLLPESGILRLGGDNRAAKYSKASWNGIHAENIKKKIAQNNHFKLVLTTPAIFKKGWIPEGIDSNTMQGAINGIELKLISACLGKPVGIGGYDFVKNHPKVMKKAVPAGSVYYFELKEGAVDSLFDRLWLKSISDERAQEGFGITLIGGY; from the coding sequence ATGAAAATATTCATAGAGCCGAATGATGTTTTAATGTTTCGAGACGGCAGACCATTTGCAGGCGGTGACGACCATTTTGCAAGAGGAATATTCCCGCCTTCCCCGGCAACGATTTACGGGGCATTGCGTTCTCATATGTTAAGTAATAAGTCTGGAGAGTTCGACACATTTAAATCAGATGCCTCAAAAATATCAAAACATATAACAGATGAAATCGGCACGCCTGATAAATTGGGTTTGTTTGCTCTTACTCAGTTTACATTGGCAAAAAGAAACGGCAGCATTATTGAACAGTTCTTTACGATGCCAAAAGATGTCGTCAAAAAGAAGGGAAGCGAAGATTTGAGACATTATGGACTTATGCCCCAAAATTTTTCAGAGGGGAAGATAATGACCGACCTTCCGTCAGGGCTTATCAATATGTGGTATCCCTCAGAGGATACGATGGAGGCGGTATCGGGATTTCTGTCCGTAAAAGAAATGGCAGATTATCTAAATGGTAAAGTCCCGTCCATAGTAGCAGAAACAAAATATCTTTTTGATAAAGAAGAAAGGACAGGTATCCGCAAGAGCAAGACTTTACGCAGCGTTGAGACAGGAGGACTTTACAGTGTAGAGTATTTCAGGCTGAACAAAGATGTAGGTTTTGCCGTTGAGGTTGAAAACACAAATCTCCTGCCCGAATCAGGCATATTGAGGCTTGGCGGCGATAACCGCGCGGCAAAGTATTCAAAAGCATCATGGAATGGAATTCATGCTGAAAATATTAAAAAGAAGATAGCCCAAAATAACCATTTCAAACTTGTGCTTACCACTCCTGCGATATTTAAAAAAGGCTGGATACCAGAGGGGATAGATTCAAACACAATGCAAGGCGCAATCAACGGCATTGAATTAAAACTAATTAGCGCTTGTTTAGGCAAGCCTGTCGGCATTGGCGGATATGACTTTGTGAAAAATCATCCGAAAGTAATGAAGAAAGCAGTACCTGCAGGTAGCGTCTATTACTTTGAGCTAAAAGAAGGCGCTGTTGACAGCCTGTTTGACAGGCTATGGCTTAAATCCATAAGCGATGAAAGGGCGCAAGAAGGTTTTGGAATAACATTGATAGGAGGGTATTGA